TTTCCTGATCCTGAATCCGATACTGGTCCTGACGGTAGGGCCGTTTATTGCCGGTTGGATAATTGTCCTGCAATTCATTTTCACGCTTGCCATGGCATTGAAATGTTACCCATTGCAGCCCGGCGGATTGCTGGCGATTGAGGCCATTATTATTGGTCTTGCGACGCCGGAAATGGTGTTCCATGAAGCGGAACTCAATTTCACGGTGATCATGTTGCTGATGTTCATGGTCGCAGGTATCTATTTCCTTCGCGACATGCTGCTGTTTGTGTTTACCAAGGTGCTGCTGGGCGTTCGTTCCAAGGTCCTGTTGTCCGTGATCTTTTCGTTCATGGCGGCAGTGCTGTCTGCGTTTCTTGACGCGCTGACAGTCACGGCTGTGGTGATAACGGTGGCCGCCGGTTTCTACGGGGTTTACCACAAGGTGGCGTCCGGCAAATCTTTTGATACCAACCACGATGCCGGCACCGACAGCGATGTTACGGAACTGCACCGGGCCGATCTGGAGCAGTTTCGCGGATTCCTGCGCGACCTGATGATGCACGCTGCCGTTGGTACCGCGCTGGGTGGCGTGATGACCCTGGTTGGTGAGCCGCAGAATCTGCTGATCGGCGAGGTCATGGGCTGGGAGTTTGTTACCTTTTTCCTCGTAATGGCCCACATTTCGCTGCCAGTCTTCGCTGTAGGCTTAACGACCTGCGTATTGCTGGAGGTGACTGGCGCGTTCGGCTATGGAACGAAGCTGTCTGACCGCGTGCGTGAGGTGTTGACCGAGTACGACAAGGAAATGAGCGCGAAGCGCACCCGTGAAGAAAAGATGGCGATTGGCGTGCAGGCTGTGGTCGCGTTGCTGCTCTGTATTGCACTGGGCTTGCACCTGGCGGAACCTGGCATCGTCGGTCTGATGGTTATCGTTCTGGCAACCGCGTTTAACGGTGTGACGGAAGAGCACCGGATTGGCCACGCGTTCGAAGAAGCGTTGCCGTTCACCGCTCTGCTGGTTGTATTCTTTGCCATCGTAGCCGTCATTGACCATCAGGGTTTGTTCTCGCCAATTATCAACTGGGTAATGACTTACGAAGGCAAGACCCAGGAAGCGATGTTCTTCGCCGCCAATGGCGTGCTGTCAATGATCAGCGACAACGTCTTCGTCGCAACTGTGTATATCACAGAGTTGGCGAACATCTATGAGAGTGGCGCAATCACTCGGGAACAGTTCGATGCGCTGGCCATTGCCATCAACACCGGCACCAACATTCCCAGCGTGGCAACGCCAAACGGGCAGGCAGCGTTCCTGTTCCTGCTGACATCGGCATTGGCTCCACTGATCCGGTTGTCTTATGGCCGCATGGTGTACAAGGCATTGCCTTACACGTTCGCCATGAGTATTGCCGGCATGTTGTCGCTGATTTACCTGTAAAGAAAGCCGGGCTGCCCGCCGTAAGGCGGGCAGCCATTTTTCAAAGATTGGCCACTGGCAGCGCTGGAAGTTCCGGAATGTGCGCGGCATCCATGTTCCTGACGCCATAGCGTGCTATTTAAGGCGACCCAATAACAAGTTCCGGACACCCTAAATGTCATTTGATATCAGCAAGATCCGCATAGGCGTCATTGGCCTGGGTTACGTAGGCCTGCCGCTCGCCGTTGAGTTTGGACGGAAGTATCCGACCCTAGGTTTTGACGTCAAAGAAGCCCGAATAGCGGAATTGCGAAACGGCAAAGACTCGACGTTGGAAGTAAGCTCCGAGGAACTGGCATCGCTGGGGCAATTGAGCTTCACATCGAATGCCGATGATCTGAAAAGCTGCAATTTCTACATCGTCACCGTGCCTACCCCTGTTAGCAACGACAATCGACCACTTTTGTTGCCATTGCGACTTGCAAGCGAGACATTGGGGAAAGTGCTTTCGCCAAACGATATCGTGGTATACGAATCGACCGTATTTCCTGGTGCAACAGAAGAGTTTTGCGTACCAATCCTCGAACGTGATTCGGGTTTGACACTTAATAAGGACTTCTTCGCCGGCTACAGCCCGGAAAGAATAAATCCCGGAGACAAACAACATCGCCTGCCTTCGATCTTGAAGGTTACGTCCGGCTCAACTCCCGCAGCGGCTGACTATATTGACAGCGTTTATGCTTCGATTATTACGGCAGGCACTCACAAGACATCGAGTATCCGGGTCGCCGAAGCGGCAAAGGTTATTGAGAACACACAGCGCGATGTAAACATTGCGTTGGTCAACGAGTTGGCGATGATCTTTGAGCGAATGGGTATCGATACTGAAGAAGTATTATTGGCAGCTGGTACCAAATGGAACTTTCTGCCGTTTCGCCCAGGATTGGTGGGTGGCCACTGTATAGGCGTTGATCCTTATTACCTTACCTACAAGGCGCAACAACTTGGCTATCATCCGCAAATGATACTGGCGGGGCGCCGTATCAATGACAACATGGCATTGTACGTATCATCGCGAATTATCAAGAACATGATCGCCAAAGGTATACAACCGCTGGATAGCAAAATTCTTGTGCTTGGGTTGGCGTTCAAAGAAAACTGTCCAGATGTGCGGAATACCAAGGCGATAGATATAGTTCGTGAACTGGCATCATACGGCGCTGCTGTTGATGTACACGATCCTTGGATCGATTCGGGCGAAGCGCACGCCGAGTACGGCGTACAAATGACGGAGCAGCCTGAGTTTGGCACATATGATGTCGTTGTTGTCGCTGTTGCGCACAATCAGTTCAAAGAGATGGGCGCAGCAGGTGTCCGTGCATTTGGTAAAGAAACGTCGGTAATTTATGACGTGAAGTATTTACTGTCGGCGACCGAAAGCGATGACCGACTCTAATTCGGCGCGCGGAGTAATAGCATGAAAATTCTTGTAACTGGAGCTGCCGGATTTATCGGTTTCCATACGTCGAAGACGCTGCTTGAGCGGGGCGATACTGTCGTTGGGTTGGATAATTTCAACGACTATTACGACGTGTCATTAAAAGAAACGCGAGCAGGAATGCTCGACGAATTCGACAGCTTCCGCATGGTCCGAATGGAGCTGGCAGACCGCGATGGCATAGAAAAGCTATTCCGCGATGAGCGCTTTGACAAGGTTGTGCACCTTGCAGCCCAGGCTGGGGTGCGATACTCGATTGAAAATCCACATTCGTATA
The DNA window shown above is from Woeseia oceani and carries:
- the nhaB gene encoding sodium/proton antiporter NhaB, with the translated sequence MTHTMAEAFRKNFLGQSPVWYKLTIIGFLILNPILVLTVGPFIAGWIIVLQFIFTLAMALKCYPLQPGGLLAIEAIIIGLATPEMVFHEAELNFTVIMLLMFMVAGIYFLRDMLLFVFTKVLLGVRSKVLLSVIFSFMAAVLSAFLDALTVTAVVITVAAGFYGVYHKVASGKSFDTNHDAGTDSDVTELHRADLEQFRGFLRDLMMHAAVGTALGGVMTLVGEPQNLLIGEVMGWEFVTFFLVMAHISLPVFAVGLTTCVLLEVTGAFGYGTKLSDRVREVLTEYDKEMSAKRTREEKMAIGVQAVVALLLCIALGLHLAEPGIVGLMVIVLATAFNGVTEEHRIGHAFEEALPFTALLVVFFAIVAVIDHQGLFSPIINWVMTYEGKTQEAMFFAANGVLSMISDNVFVATVYITELANIYESGAITREQFDALAIAINTGTNIPSVATPNGQAAFLFLLTSALAPLIRLSYGRMVYKALPYTFAMSIAGMLSLIYL
- the tviB gene encoding Vi polysaccharide biosynthesis UDP-N-acetylglucosamine C-6 dehydrogenase TviB, whose protein sequence is MSFDISKIRIGVIGLGYVGLPLAVEFGRKYPTLGFDVKEARIAELRNGKDSTLEVSSEELASLGQLSFTSNADDLKSCNFYIVTVPTPVSNDNRPLLLPLRLASETLGKVLSPNDIVVYESTVFPGATEEFCVPILERDSGLTLNKDFFAGYSPERINPGDKQHRLPSILKVTSGSTPAAADYIDSVYASIITAGTHKTSSIRVAEAAKVIENTQRDVNIALVNELAMIFERMGIDTEEVLLAAGTKWNFLPFRPGLVGGHCIGVDPYYLTYKAQQLGYHPQMILAGRRINDNMALYVSSRIIKNMIAKGIQPLDSKILVLGLAFKENCPDVRNTKAIDIVRELASYGAAVDVHDPWIDSGEAHAEYGVQMTEQPEFGTYDVVVVAVAHNQFKEMGAAGVRAFGKETSVIYDVKYLLSATESDDRL